A genomic stretch from Gardnerella leopoldii includes:
- a CDS encoding AMP-dependent synthetase/ligase: MQEYSRPLDESINTDVNVFSLLEERAERNPNGSLVEYVGTDGVWKSYTAEEFRDKVIAVAKGFIARGVMPGDAVSIIAHTSWQWTVLDMAIMSIGALTVPIYETSSSLQIQHIVQDSQVCSIFVESPEMLPKVEAVQEECPTLHDVYVMNRGAIDACIEYGKAVTDAEFYERVHAVNGSDIATIVYTSGSTGEPKGIELTHSNFVFIAKSGVISMPDIAIKDSPRLLLFLPLAHVFARFMQLFCFAGNITLGLTSNLKTVLSDFQTFKPTFILGVPRIFEKIYNAASQKAGRGVKGFIFAYASKVAREWSRAQQSSSMVPPMLALSHSICKKLVYAPLLHVFGGSVSYAISGGAPLDLSIAHFFNGIGLPLLEGYGMTETCAPSMVNPTTGYRIGTVGLPVKGVSVAIADDGELCIKSPAVCKGYHNNPELTKQQIVNGWLHTGDFGSLDDDGFVRITGRKKDLIITAGGKNLSPNALEASLMSSPIISQAVVIGDRKPFVSAIIALDLSEVNTWLSSRGACPVRSLKEASRNGIVRAEVERAVSKANELVSRAESIRKFEIVPDEFTQANGLITPSLKARRQVVVERYNDLIEHVIYAPRKR; this comes from the coding sequence ATGCAAGAATATTCTCGTCCACTTGATGAGTCTATTAATACAGATGTTAATGTTTTCTCACTGCTAGAAGAGCGAGCAGAGCGCAATCCTAATGGTTCTTTGGTTGAATACGTTGGAACTGACGGCGTTTGGAAGTCATATACTGCTGAAGAATTTAGAGATAAGGTAATAGCTGTTGCTAAAGGCTTTATTGCTAGAGGAGTAATGCCTGGTGACGCTGTGTCAATTATTGCTCACACTTCATGGCAATGGACAGTTCTTGATATGGCTATTATGTCTATAGGCGCATTGACAGTGCCAATTTATGAAACAAGCTCTTCGCTGCAAATACAACATATTGTTCAAGATTCTCAAGTATGTTCAATATTTGTGGAGTCTCCTGAAATGTTGCCAAAAGTAGAGGCTGTTCAGGAAGAATGTCCTACTCTTCACGACGTATATGTAATGAATCGTGGTGCTATCGACGCGTGCATTGAATACGGTAAAGCAGTAACTGATGCTGAATTTTATGAGCGAGTGCACGCTGTTAATGGAAGTGACATAGCAACAATTGTATACACTTCAGGTTCAACTGGTGAGCCAAAAGGAATTGAGCTTACTCATAGCAATTTTGTTTTTATTGCTAAATCAGGTGTTATTTCTATGCCAGATATTGCGATAAAAGACAGCCCGCGTCTTTTGCTGTTCTTGCCTCTTGCGCACGTTTTTGCTAGGTTTATGCAATTGTTCTGCTTTGCTGGAAATATAACTCTTGGTTTGACGAGTAATTTGAAAACTGTATTGTCTGATTTTCAAACTTTTAAACCAACATTTATTCTTGGTGTTCCACGCATTTTTGAGAAGATTTACAATGCTGCTTCTCAAAAAGCAGGCAGGGGAGTAAAAGGTTTTATTTTTGCTTATGCGTCTAAGGTTGCTCGCGAATGGTCTCGCGCTCAGCAGTCTAGTTCAATGGTTCCTCCAATGCTTGCTCTTAGCCATTCAATATGTAAAAAATTAGTGTATGCTCCACTACTACACGTATTTGGAGGCTCTGTTTCATACGCTATTTCGGGCGGCGCTCCTTTAGATTTGTCGATTGCGCATTTCTTTAATGGCATTGGTTTGCCTCTTCTAGAAGGCTATGGAATGACAGAAACTTGTGCACCTTCTATGGTGAATCCTACGACAGGTTATCGCATTGGTACCGTTGGTTTGCCTGTAAAGGGTGTATCTGTTGCTATTGCTGACGATGGTGAATTGTGCATTAAGAGTCCTGCAGTATGCAAAGGCTACCATAATAATCCTGAGCTTACCAAACAGCAGATTGTAAATGGCTGGTTGCATACGGGAGATTTTGGGTCTTTAGACGATGACGGTTTTGTGCGTATTACAGGCAGAAAGAAAGATCTTATTATTACTGCTGGCGGTAAGAACTTATCTCCAAATGCGTTAGAAGCTTCATTAATGTCTTCACCTATTATTTCTCAAGCTGTTGTTATTGGAGACAGGAAGCCGTTTGTTTCAGCAATTATTGCGCTCGATTTATCAGAAGTAAATACTTGGCTTTCTTCGCGTGGCGCATGCCCTGTACGTTCTTTAAAAGAGGCTTCACGTAACGGTATTGTGCGAGCAGAAGTTGAGCGTGCTGTTAGCAAAGCAAATGAGCTAGTTTCTAGAGCTGAGTCTATTCGCAAGTTCGAAATAGTTCCAGATGAGTTTACTCAAGCAAACGGTTTGATTACGCCAAGTTTAAAGGCGCGTCGTCAAGTTGTTGTAGAGCGTTATAACGACCTTATCGAACATGTTATTTATGCTCCACGCAAACGTTAG
- a CDS encoding M23 family metallopeptidase, which produces MCIRKNYGLYYKISACLGIFIISVILLDALFLQPEISQNNHHLKYYVVESAVTCCHKCALSKGDYSEKTCKSAMQWPVKPAQIVKAFNPPPKPWMAGHRGVDLAASTGTPLFAPADGVISFAGKVAGKSVVTIRHGELTSTFEPAVTKFSVGVFVKKGQNFAHVEGDSDHCGTTCVQWGLKRKNRTYVNPERMTVKRRIVLKPVE; this is translated from the coding sequence ATGTGTATTCGCAAAAATTATGGATTATATTACAAAATATCTGCCTGTTTGGGGATTTTTATAATCTCAGTTATTTTATTAGATGCGCTGTTTTTACAACCCGAAATTTCGCAAAATAATCATCATCTTAAATATTATGTTGTAGAATCTGCTGTGACATGTTGCCACAAGTGTGCTCTTTCTAAAGGTGATTATAGTGAAAAAACATGCAAGTCAGCTATGCAATGGCCTGTGAAACCTGCACAAATAGTAAAAGCTTTTAATCCTCCGCCTAAACCTTGGATGGCTGGGCATCGTGGCGTAGATTTAGCTGCAAGCACAGGGACTCCTTTATTTGCGCCTGCAGATGGCGTTATTAGTTTTGCTGGTAAAGTCGCTGGTAAATCAGTTGTGACTATTAGGCATGGTGAACTGACATCCACTTTTGAGCCTGCTGTAACAAAGTTTAGCGTTGGTGTTTTTGTGAAAAAAGGTCAGAATTTTGCACATGTCGAAGGAGATTCGGACCATTGCGGCACAACTTGTGTGCAGTGGGGTTTAAAGCGTAAAAATCGCACATATGTTAATCCTGAAAGAATGACTGTTAAGCGTCGCATTGTGCTTAAGCCTGTGGAATGA